The Thermovirga sp. region ACATTCATCGGAGCCCGTCGATTCTATGGCGGCGCCCAACCCCGGCGTGCTGGTCATGGCCCCGGGTATAGCACCTAGGAATATCACCCAGTTGAGCTTGAAAAAGCATCTTCCCACGATGAGACCCGCGAGAAGGCTCACAATCGCAGAGACAGCGCCTATGGACACCAGGGCGAACCCGTGCTCAGCCAGTATCCTGGGTATATCGGGGCCGGCCTGTATGCCCATGACGGCGAGAAAGTAGGCCAGCGAAAAGGTGCGGAGTGCCGAGAGGACTGAGCCGTCAAGGCGCATGGGGAAGGGGCCGATGTTGCCCAGCGCCCCGGCGAAGAGCGCGAAGATCAGCGCGCCTCCGGTACTACCCAGGGAGAAATCGCCCACCATCGGGATGGGGATGGTAATGGTCCCGAAGAGGACGCCGCCGATCATGCAGAGAATGAAGGAGACCAGAGTGAAGGGCACGGAGCCTCCTCCAGGGGTTGAAACCGGATTTGCATCGTGGATGGTCTTTACCAGTATTTTTCGTTCACCCACAAGATCCAACTTGAGGAACAGGGGGATCAGTTGCACGAAGAGCACCACCGCGACGACCCCGAAGGGATAGGCGATCGTATAGCCGATGGTGATGAGCGGATCCCCGCCGGATACCTCGAGGGCGGCGCCAAGTCCGGGGGAACTGGTAAGGGCTCCCGTGTAAGTGCCCC contains the following coding sequences:
- a CDS encoding YidE/YbjL duplication, which codes for MHQYLSSLLSNPIFLLSVAVFTGLVLGNLKIKGVGLGTSGALFTGIIMGWLGVKVPTVFFMWNLLIFVTAVGLLSSKDIIGVIKRYGYRFIVLSVAVTGAGALATYFMALLFSGSVEPLLVGGTYTGALTSSPGLGAALEVSGGDPLITIGYTIAYPFGVVAVVLFVQLIPLFLKLDLVGERKILVKTIHDANPVSTPGGGSVPFTLVSFILCMIGGVLFGTITIPIPMVGDFSLGSTGGALIFALFAGALGNIGPFPMRLDGSVLSALRTFSLAYFLAVMGIQAGPDIPRILAEHGFALVSIGAVSAIVSLLAGLIVGRCFFKLNWVIFLGAIPGAMTSTPGLGAAIESTGSDEC